The Leptodactylus fuscus isolate aLepFus1 chromosome 5, aLepFus1.hap2, whole genome shotgun sequence genome segment ttgtacataggagtagtattatagtagttatattcttgtacataggaggtagtattatagtagttatattcttgtacataggagcagtattatagtagttatattcttgtacataggagcagtattatagtagttatattcttgtacataggagcagtattatagtagttatattcttgtacataggagcagtattatagtagttatattcttgtacataggagcagtattatagtagttatattcttgtacataggagcagtattatagtagttatattcttgtacataggagcagtattatagtagttatattcttgtacataggagcagtattatagtagttatattcttgtacataggagcagtattatagtagttatattcttgtacataggagcagtattatagtagttatattcttgtacataggagcagtattatagtagttatattcttgtacataggagtagtattatagtagttatattcttgtacataggagcagtattatagtagttatattcttgtacataggagtagtattatagtagttatattcttgtacataggaggcagtattatagtagttatattcttgtacataggagtagtattatagtagttatattcttgtacataggaggtagtattatagtagttatattcttgtacataggagcagtattatagtagttatattcttgtacatagggggcagtattatagtagttatattcttgtacataggagtagtattatagtagttatattcttgtacataggaggtagtattatagtagttatattcttgtacataggagtagtattatagtagttatattcttgtacataggagtagtattatagtagttatattcttgtacataggaggtagtattatagtagttatattcttgtacataggagtagtattatagtagttatattcttgtacataggagcagtattatagtagttatattcttgtacataggagcagtattatagtagttatattcttgtacataggagcagtattatagtagttatattcttgtacataggagcagtattatagtagttatattcttgtacataggagcagtattatagtagttatattcttgtacataggagcagtattatagtagttatattcttgtacataggagcagtattatagtagttatattcttgtacataggagcagtattatagtagttatattcttgtacataggagtagtattatagtagttatattcttgtacataggagcagtattatagtagttatattcttgtacataggagcagtattatagtaattatattcttgtagataggagtagtattatagtagttatattcttgtacataggggcagtattatagtagttatattcttgtagataggagcagtattatagtagttatattcttgtacataggggcagtattatagtagttatattcttgtacatattcttgtacataggagcagtattatagtagttatattctttaacatagggggcagtattatagtagttatattcttgtacatagggggcaatattatagtagttatattcttgtacatagaagcagtattatagtagttatattcttgtacataggagcagtattatagtagttatattcttgtacataggagtagtattatagtagttatattcttgtacataggagcagtattatagtagttatattcttgtacataggagcagtattatagtaattatattcttgtagataggagtagtattatagtaattatattcttgtagataggagcagtattatagtagttatattcttgtacatagggggcagtattatagtagttatattcttgtacatagggggcagtattatagtagttatattcttgtacataggagcagtattatagtagttatattctttaacatagggggcagtattatagtagttatattctttaacatagggggcagtattatagtagttatattcttgtacataggaggcagtattatagtagttatattcttgtacataggagtagtattatagtagttatattcttgtacataggaggtagtattatagtagttatattcttgtacataggagcagtattatagtagttatattcttgtacataggagcagtattatagtagttatattcttgtacataggagcagtattatagtagttatattcttgtacataggagcagtattatagtagttatattcttgtacataggagcagtattatagtagttatattcttgtacataggagcagtattatagtagttatattcttgtacataggagcagtattatagtagttatattcttgtacataggagcagtattatagtagttatattcttgtacataggagcagtattatagtagttatattcttgtacataggagtagtattatagtagttatattcttgtacataggagcagtattatagtagttatattcttgtacataggagtagtattatagtagttatattcttgtacataggaggcagtattatagtagttatattcttgtacataggagtagtattatagtagttatattcttgtacataggagcagtattatagtagttatattcttgtacatagggggcagtattatagtagttatattcttgtacataggagtagtattatagtagttatattcttgtacataggaggtagtattatagtagttatattcttgtacataggagtagtattatagtagttatattcttgtacataggaggtagtattatagtagttatattcttgtacataggagtagtattatagtagttatattcttgtacataggagtagtattatagtagttatattcttgtacataggagtagtattatagtagttatattcttgtacataggagtagtattatagtagttatattcttgtacataggagcagtattatagtagttatattcttgtatataggagcagtattatagtagttatattcttgtatttaggagggagtattatagcagttatatttttgtacatagagaGCAGTATTATGACCAATAATTGAGTTAAACTATGTTTTTGCTCTTCAGCAGTATTATAAGCCACTATGGCATCCCGCCGGCTACGTGTGGCAGTGATTGGAGCTGGATCTGCTGGACTTTGCAGTGCACGTCATATCCTTTCAAGACCTTTAACCTTTGAACCTCCAGTGGTGTATGAGATGACTGGTCAAGTTGGGGGAACTTGGGTTTACGTAGAGGAACCGGGAAACACAGAGAATACACATTCCAGTATGTACAGAGATTTGAAGTAAGTCACAGTAATATGCCGCCTCACTATGACCTATTGTAATGACCCAATCATGTGGCATCAGCTTTGGTTGACTTGTGAGAAGTTCCACATATTCTGGTATATGTTCTTAGTTGAGGCCATGTGTAAtgggtctgaagagatctcagATTATGTTGTTCCAGTCCAATCTTGCCTGAAGGCCACAGGGTGTAGATTTATTGTTATTAATTAATATGTCTTGGATTCATCATTGTTTTAGGACAAACCTTCCTAAAGAAACCATGGAATTTCCAGATTTTCCCTTCGATCCCTCAATGCCGTCCTTCATGCATCATTCAGATGTGCTAAAATACTTGGaggaatacacagatacattttcTATCCGACCACACATAAAGGTGAGACAATAAGTGGACTGTAAGACAACCAACGTCATGGATCTGGACTTCAACGTTTGGGGTCTTCTGCAAGTCATTAGTACAGAAGTGTAGACATATTAGGTCTTACCAGCTTGGATACATGTTATAGCCATCATTTGGTTGAAAGAGAGAGAAATCAGATACAAATTTGTGGCACCAACATTGGTTTTGTTTAGGCCATGTCTATTGGGTCTAAAGAAGATCCATGTATGGGCACCAATTGGTTGAAatatgtatctacagtatatggtCTATAGCGCTCCATGATGAGAAATGTTAAAATATCTCTATCCCCGTACACTATAATGGAAAGTGACCTCCCCTTTGTGGCTATGGGCAATGTAACCAACCACTTGGATGGGTCACCACTAGGGTACCACTGGATAAAGTAATTCCCGAAATTCCTTTAGGGTACAGTCCATGTTGATGTAAATTTCACGTTATCCTCTAAACATTGCAGTTTAACACTCAAGTGGTGTCCGTCTATCCAGTGCACGGAGATGAAGAGCGGGTCTCTTGGACGGTGGTGTCAAGCGCTCGAGGGGAAGAAGtcttggaaaaatttgatgctgtCATGGTGTGCGTGGGGTGAGTGTCCCCAACTGATATTTTATATGGACCAGATCTATCTCTGGTCTTAAAAATACTCCACTACTTCTAAGACGCCCTTGTTGGAGTAGTGGAGGATAAACGTTGGGCTATGTCTGGTACAATACGACCTGGTTCAAGTTGTGGGAGGTACTGATACTTGATACCTTGTACATCAGTCCAATGAGATAAGTTTTTGCTTTCTTGTACTTGACATAGTCCACCTAATGGAGTTGATGTCCAGGGTGGACATTTGAGTTCCTCCTCTTTCCCCATTGACCTCTCTCCAGTCTCTTTCTTCTCATTGCCTTCAATATATTCCTTCCGTCTGAAATCTTCTTGTCCATCTGACTTGGCGCCTGAGTGATGTTGTGCCTCATTCTCCGCAGACATTACTCTCATCCCTACATCCCTGACATCCCGGGTATGAAGGATTTTCAAGGTGAGAGAAGAGTTTTTATTGGATTGGTTATTTTTCTACCCCCAAAAAGATACGTTTAGGAACAAGTGGGTTGAAAGACTGGCAACAAACATCGTATAAGGCCAGAGGTATcgaaaaagttggaaaaaaattaATGAAGTAATCAAGGACCTCAATAAGGATAGCCATTGAGATTTGATCATGGGGGTCCAACAGCCAGGTGTACAGTAGGTGGCTCCTCCATTTAGCTGGGCTTCAGACGTTGGTTATAATAGTTGTCATTCCTTTTGTAGGACAAGTGTTACACAGCCATTTTTACCGCTATCCGGAGGCCTTCTCGTCACGTTCCGTAGTTGTTTTGGGCTCAGGACCTTCAGGTATAGATATAGCCATGGAACTTTCTGCACACGCCAAACGTGTCATTTTGAGCCACCGTGGTCTTCCCCAAACGTGGATCCAAGCAGAAAAAGTCTCAGTGGCACCTCCGGTGGTTGGTGCTACTCATGATGCTCTCATATTTGAGGATGGAACAAAGATTGAAGCAGATACTTTGATTTTCTGTACTGGATACAAATACCACTACCCGTTCCTGTTGCCTGGGGCCCGAAGAGCAATTGGTGATGGTACCATTAATGGTGAAGGGGTGGAACATGAGGATTTATTGGACTGGGGACTTTTAGAAGCTAGATATCTGGAAAGTCCTGACCTAGGGCAAGGTCACCTGCCACCACTCTATAAACACATTATCCATGCCCGATACCCTACCCTGGGCTTTATTGGGGCCTGTAAAATTGTATTGCCTTTCCCATTTGCTGATTGCCAGGCCCAATTTTTCTTGCAAGTGCTGGAGGGCAAATGCCCATTACCAGCTCCGGAGGAAATGCTTTCTGAGTCCCGAAAAGAGCTGTTGGAGCACCGAAATTCAGGTTTACCACTAAAGCACCTTCATCTCATAGGAGACCACCAATGGGAGTATAACCAGTGGTTGGCAGACACAGCAGGGATCGAACCACTGGCCCCTGTCATTGCCAAGGTATTTGAAGCGTGTCGGGAGTTCAGAAACTTAAACCCTTTAACATATAGAAATTGTAACTACAGGATCCTGAACAGAGAGGAGTTCGAAATGCAGATGTGACAGAGGAGGCCGATGTGTTGCCGGCGTACTCTAGTAAGAATGTCACCAGATTATAGACACGCGATAAAGTTAATGGGTTTATGCATCCAACATAGGGGCAGTCAATATATTAGTTATGGGACCCTCAGGGAGTTGTCCTCGCTCAGATTCGTGTCATGACCCATCTCAGGGATCAACTTTCCCTTTCTGCAGGAAGCACAATAATAGTAATTAGGGCAGATCTGTATTTGGGGCACACCATGTTGTATAATGATAATGGGCACAGTATGGTCACTATTATGTAATTTTATCTTTATAGATTCTATATTGATTCTTTTTTACAATAAATCTTTCTAATCTTTGtcaatttctttctttatttatttctattttctattatttattgCTAAACCATTATTAATCCGCAGTAAACTTTGTGCGTCTTACGGCAGCTGCAATGATTGGGAGTCAACTGTTGCCATAAGTCAGCTTTCAGCAATCCAACAGAGCTGAAGACGCCCACTCTCTAAGAATAGCGAGATGACTCTGTATATATGTGCCCATCTACACGGCAAAGCTCTCAAGATGTATATACTTTTCACATAGAGTgacaaaaaagttcaaaagcagcggcaccattctgtgggtgtgaacatacaccaatTAACTGGATCTCAgactagatgatctggcatttcggtggtgctcactgttgataaatagtccaatataatacaagaaaatagaaaaatcagggcactcaccagccagcaGTAAAATTCACCAAGCTTTAATAGTAATCCATAAAAATGGAATGTAGATGGAATGTAGAAAACTTTCATTTAAGGTCATTGATCGAATGTAACCGAAAACACTTTACTCTAAGAATTGATTATTaaagatcctactaatattataaaggtgaaagtatgtgtttttggatgtttgtgtgtttggatgtttgttcctcaatcacacctacacgggcgaatggttttgtctgaaaatgcgcacatacataccttgggtctcggattgaacgataggctacatggaattcccgtacaccaccgcaattcactcccatgctcggtgcttctcacggttcaattcgctgcaggacctggcacgctgtaggacctgggatgatgtcatcccagccccttcagcagctcacctgattgggtgccgcttctctatatGGGCGGAGTTATCGTTcggccgccgtccacaccaacatggcgtctctgagaggtccagaccgtcctgcacaagggcctctactctgggccagcgacaagtccatacgcttccccacctgtgtggcctcaccacgggaccgcagtactTTGCCatggccggacagggggtcaccTGCACCACGCTCTGGAACGCTGGTTCGGTCAGCTGTCCCGCAGCATCtgccgtctctggacactacaagtcggaacatcAGTACACGGGAAGCCCAGGCTGTGGTGAGACCGGGGCCACAgattggtagggggaaaggggacacatggtcggcagggtctggtggggggaaaagggggcacggggtaggtaagacgggggaaggagGCATGGGGTGTGAGGAAGGAGtaaccacatggggaagcgggtagggacaaaggggtttgacgggcgccaggagggagaggaggtaaagagttccagcggcccgcagggtgggggggcacggggtaggtaagacgggggaagggggcatggggtagggggaaaaagggggcatggagtaggtaacacgggagtagggggcatggggttagagggggaagggggcacggggtaggaggaagcagtgaccacatggggaagcaggtagggagaaaggggggtggcgggtgccaggagggagaggaggtaaacagttccagcgggccgcagggtgggcctcgagggtccatggacccacaggtgtaggaagggcccacTGCGGACACATGgtaaaggaacaagcctgcgcaccgcttcaggtgggtcccgcagggggtcggGGTTCTGCGGCTGAAGTAAAAGctagttattaaccccttcccaccgatggcattttttgattttcgtttttcgtttttgactcccctccttcaaaaccccataacttttttatttctccgctcccagagccatatgaggtcttcatttttgcgggacaattttttcttcatgatgccaccattaattattctatataatgtactgggaagcaggaaaaaaattcagaatggggtggatttgaagaaaaaatgcatttctgcgactttcttacgggctttggttttacgacgttcactgtgcagccaaaatgacatgtcccctatattctgtgtttcggtacggttccagggataccaaatttatatggttttatttacattttgacccgtaaactgtgttaaaaaatttttttttctaaaagtcgccatattctgacggccgtaacttttttatacataagtgtacggggatgcatagggcgtcttttttttgcggggctgggtgtactttttagttctaccattttcgggaaatgttattgatttcatcactttttattcaaatttttatcagaatcaaaacagtgaaaaaaacggtggtttggcactttcgactatttttcccgctacggcgtttaccgaacaggaaaaatatttttatagatttgtagagcgggcgatttcggatgcggggatacctaacatgtatatgtttcacagtttttaactacttttatatgtgttctagggaaaggggggtgatttgaacttttaattctttttatatttttttatatttttttaaacttttttttaaatttttttttgcatttattagaccccctaggggtgttgaaccccagggggtctgatcactaatgcaatgcattacaatgctaatgcattgcaatgcattgcaaaaaatcatcctttcttttgcaggctgcatagaccagcctgcaaaagagaggatttgcagacaagtctGGGagtctgtacaaggctcccggctgtcatggcaacgggacgtcagccctggagcatgctccaggagccggcgatcccggccaaaatggcggtgcccatgcgccgccgggaaaatggcgcctccggcgcctttgatcgcaGCACCGGAGGGGGTTAATgtctccgatcagtccggggaccgatcggaggcattaaagccggttgtctactgcttaaagcagtagacacccagcggctatccTCGCTACtaatagaaatggaaaaaaaaaattccgccGACTCCGATAgacaataaataatattttttttttattgtaacatAAAACAGATATTATACGTCAGGATAGAAAACATATCAAATTTTTTTACTTGTAATAAAAATTTGAGACCTTCAATAAAAAACGTAAAAAAACCCAAATGCTATAAACATGTTAAGGACAAGATGACACTACGTTATATTACTTTGTGGCGCTGTAAAGTGCTGACCAGGTTGGATCGGTGATGATTCTTTTGTTCGTTGCTTTTGCTTCTCTGGTTCGGGCCCCTCTTTAGTTGGTGGTGGAGATATTATTGCAGACTTGGGGGCCTCATATGATCTGCCCACACTTATGGCGGTTGCTCCTTGGAGGCTTTCCTCAGGTGTCTGGCCCTTCTGTTCTGAAACCACACCTGCGATGTAAGAATAATTCACATGTTACTATGCGGAGAATTTATTACAGGTTGTTCAATTTATTTAGGATTAACATTAATCAACTATCAGACAAGGTGTCTaccagcgccactcctgtccatgggttgtgtctggtattgcagctcaactccaaTAAAGTGAATAGGACCGAACTGCAATACCACTAACAACCTGTACAGAGTTGTGGCGCTCTAGAAAAAAAGCAATTGAAAGATGTAGAAA includes the following:
- the LOC142204421 gene encoding uncharacterized protein LOC142204421; the protein is MASRRLRVAVIGAGSAGLCSARHILSRPLTFEPPVVYEMTGQVGGTWVYVEEPGNTENTHSSMYRDLKTNLPKETMEFPDFPFDPSMPSFMHHSDVLKYLEEYTDTFSIRPHIKFNTQVVSVYPVHGDEERVSWTVVSSARGEEVLEKFDAVMVCVGHYSHPYIPDIPGMKDFQGQVLHSHFYRYPEAFSSRSVVVLGSGPSGIDIAMELSAHAKRVILSHRGLPQTWIQAEKVSVAPPVVGATHDALIFEDGTKIEADTLIFCTGYKYHYPFLLPGARRAIGDGTINGEGVEHEDLLDWGLLEARYLESPDLGQGHLPPLYKHIIHARYPTLGFIGACKIVLPFPFADCQAQFFLQVLEGKCPLPAPEEMLSESRKELLEHRNSGLPLKHLHLIGDHQWEYNQWLADTAGIEPLAPVIAKVFEACREFRNLNPLTYRNCNYRILNREEFEMQM